In the genome of Epinephelus moara isolate mb chromosome 14, YSFRI_EMoa_1.0, whole genome shotgun sequence, the window AGTCATCTTAAACATGTGTCATAACTTTACAGCACAGCCTTGGTCTGTCCTGATATTTAATCAACAGAGACGCATCGCCAGAGATATCAGAGTCATCTCATCTAAATTCCTCTTGTAGCAAATACAGATTCTTTCCCCTCATCTGTCATTATGTGTTGTGATATTAGTCTACACAGGGTTTTAAACTTGACTATGTAACGTGCTGCTGTGCACCACCTCCCCTGCAGCCAGCCTGTGTGTTAGCAGTACTGATCTTACCTGTGACCACGTGGACAGAAAGCAAAGAGCGAGTCATGTTGAGGCTCCACACGTGCAGACTGTGAACGTCCACGACTcctctgacagacagcagcagctctctcACAGCGCTGGAGTTAACGTGCTGAGGAgctcctgcagacacacagacgacACTGGGTAACACACAAACTACAGTCCTTACAATCATAATGTCCCCACAGGCAGAGTGTGTTTACCCTCCATCAGGATTCTGAAGACATCCTTTGTGACTGGAAGTGTAGTGGCAACAACAAGAACCGAGAACAGGAACGTGCAGATGGgatctgctactttatactgaGGCTGTGAGGAGACAGATgtgattaaaacaaataataaaaacacagaacaaatcTTGGAGGACTCAAGACGatctttaaaaacagttcactaaagctgcattcacaccaaatctGGCGTGGCAGAAGTTAACCAGAGTTGTGCAGCGGTTTGGGAGTCTCACTTAAAGGAATATtaaacccacaaaatgaccatttgtaaatcagtcaGTCATAACTCCTGTGTACCCTTCTCCAGTAAAAGTCAAGAGCATCTGTGTCATCCTTTATAACTCTTTAATTCAAACCCCACATAAAAATATTACCCAGACTGCTTTCTTCCAGCCTCCACTTAAGTGTTTTTCTCACACATCTCCATGGAAAACAGCACATATATTGACTTACTGATTTAGTGGGGCCTCgtttcacaacagcaaaactatatcagaacAGTTTAACTGTTTATATCTTAAGTTCTGGTGTTAAACACAGCAGCATAATGCACACTTCATTTCTACTTTTtaattgctttatatttacacactttTCTCTCATAGTCTTATTCTCAtgtcttataattctctattctttacattggCACGACTGTAACAAATCATAATtccccctcagggatcaataaagtatttctgattctgactgAATGAGCACCGATCATGAGACTGGATTAATGAGACTAACTGCACAAACTGTGAGACAGTTGGTCAACAGGGGCCAGCTGCACAGAGCACCTTAAGTTGAGATTTTCCTTCAAGTCTGACTTAATGtttccttgaaaaaaaaaaaaaaaacagttgcacaaaacattttcaagtCCTCTTCTTAAGGTTTcctgaaaatatttattaaaaggatttaagtttttctccttatcttggtcttaCACTTAAAGAATTGCTTAAAGTCTGTTAAACTGCTGCACAAAGAACCTTAGGAACCAAAGTaaggacaaaaacaaatcacCTCTGACTCCATCTTAACTACAACATGGTTAACTCTATGGGGATAAATGAGAAAAATCAAGGCACCTCGAAAAGAGTGGCTGTGCAGAGTGGAGAGAGAGCCAATCCTCCCATCTCACCAACTCAGTATTTTGACTTCTGCAACTCTGTTTAGTATGACTGtgccacaaaacacacaaacaaagtgagTTTTCTCCTTCTACACACAAGCtgttaaaacatattttcttttactcaCCGTAATATTTAATGATAGAAAGAGACTGTATTGCTTGTTCCTGTGGAGTGTGGATGTCTCGCTGGTCTGATCACTAATTACCATGATTgggtgcagctgtgtgtgtgccccCTCCCCACTCCCacacctgtttgtgtgtggtctAATGAGTATTTACAGAGGTGCAGTGGTCACTTTGGTGATCTCTAAACTTTTCCTCCAGCGCCATCATCTGGTCGAAATGTGTCTGATACTTTAGCtcatgaccaaatacctgcaaagctAATGGTGTTCCCATcatcctcagctgtactttgtgttcagtgctAATTATCAGAACATTGTATTATCTTAGATGTTGCTCCCTGTAGTGTTTCACCTGGCACTGACCCAGAAGTGGATGACAGTAGCAGCCAGCAGGACTCCAACACTTTGCACCAGATCTCCCACCACATGGATGAAAGCTGCTTTCACACTAGCGTTGCCGTGGCTGTGATGGTGGCTGCTCCCCTGACGCCGTTTGTCCGTCTGCAGCCGGCTGGCATTAAACGTGTGACTGTGGCCGTGTGACGCTCCGGACTGATGGAGGATCAGGACCATCCTGAATAAAAGtacaaactgtttttaaagtgcgTCTGATCCCTGCTGACCCTCCTGTACCTGACACAAGAACAATGATGGTGAGCTCATTGTACTCACAGGACGTTGACCGCCACAGCACAGCCTGAGGTTATGAGCATGATCTGACTGTCGATGTCATAGTCTCCGTCGGTGATCCTCTGGATGGCTGATATGACGAGCACTGCTGTCACGGCCCAGACTGACACTACTGACAGCAACATGCCCAGAATCTCTGTTTGACACAACGACTGAGTCAGACAGGACACACAACGTTCATAAACTATATCAGCTTATAGTACAGATACTGTATATTCTGAACTATTATTTGGGTGTCACCTGCTCGATGCCACCCAAAGgtcatggtgtgtgtttgaggcCTGGCTGAGATCCACAGAGAGAAGATGCTGATGACGATGCTGccaaagtcagtgaggagatGAGCTGCATCCGTCATGATGGCCAGACTGTGAGCAGCGTATCCGcctgcagagaagaagaagaaggtgtaTGTGTGAATCAGGGGAGTGTTGAACACCAGGCTATGACatccactgtttgttttttcataacTGTGACCAAGATCCTAAAGGTTTTAGATcttttacagtgtaaaaatacacttGCCTGTTTTCTCTGGTAGCATTTCTGTATTCTATTTCTGTATTCTATAGTCTCGCCCTAATCCTGTTCCGCCAAACCTGTCTCATGCTGTGCCAGCACTGTAGGAAGGTCTGTCTGACCCCACCATTGTTCCACACTAAGGGGAAAAATGCTCTGGGTTGTTtgcatttctttaaaccaatcacagccatctTGGGTGGtgctaagcccaggatgcagtgtCAGTGCCCTTACAAAATAGTTTAAAAgggaacttgttttggtggaacatttgcatgTAAGAAGTCGATACCCGCAAAAGTAAACACAACCTATaaccagaggtgggtagagtagccaaatactgtactcaagtaagagtactgatactttagaacaatattactcaagtaaaagtaaaaagtagtcatccaaataattacttgagtaagagtaaaagagtatttggtgaaaaaactactcaagtactgagtaactgttgagtaacgtctgatttatttgtaaaataagaacatggacgtaatcaatcaaaaataataatctgcaaattcacgtattttaaacgatacccctttaactaaaacaaaaataaattaaatctttacaaacataacataaatcaaggcacaagaaacacaaatatattattatatatactgcacatatatatatatgtatatatgtaattatgtactcagaggtgggtagagtagccaaatattgtactcaagtaagagtattgttgctttaaaacaatataactcaagtaaaagtaaaaagtattttgcaataaaactactctgaaaagtacaatttatccaaaaggttactcaagtaaatgtaactgagtaaatgtaactagttactacccacctctgcaTATAacttaaaaagacattttgtcaTGTAGGTTGCCAGATCAGAGGCTGTTGTTTTATGCATAGCGCTCAAACGAAGTGTGTTGATGTGTATCGATTTTACCAATTTTATCATGTGGTTTTGTCTTTACATGCTAAATCACAAGAAACTAAAGCTCGCATATAACGGTAGCTGAGTAGAACGTTTAATATAAAAAGTAGATGTCATCTAGATGTATTAAAGCTTTAGATggtaaattataaaaataactttttgtcatattttttgaaactgtcactacattcaCACAGTAGTACATCagacagataatctgttaaaaaaaaaaaaacatttttttttttctgcctcctcctccttgtagaGCTTCTGATGGCATTTGCAGGAATCCACCATATGTAAATGAAATCCAACAATTAGAGCCGAGGCGTcactaacgcagctgtcaatcatgtcagtcactgctcatgaactgttttcaaactgttaaacgaggcagcgctgatcaaatatgaattgaTATTGTTACTGCATTATATATTTCTCgcttcaaaaacacattttaaagatatttttgggcattttttgcctttaattgacaggataGGTAggcgtgaagggggagagagaaagggaaagacatgcagcaaagggccacaggctggagtcgaacctgggccactgctgcaacagccttgtacatggggcgcccgctctatccactaagcccccaaaaacacattttagtgtactgtttagctgtagaaTGAGAGAGTTCCCTCCAGTCACTGGGCAGTACTTCAATCGACTGTCTTCAAAATGGCAGCCGGGTcacaaacattctcattttacagctaaacagtacactacaatatatttctgaaaacatctgtggtgagaaacaggcaacacagtaacagaatctttattcgtatttgatcagcgctgcctagtttgacagtttgactgtaGTTCACAAGCCATGAGTGACAGCTGCATTCAGGACTCCGCCATTAGAGGCACAATAAGTAGGCAGGGTAACAAGATGTTTTTCACAGACCTTTTTGTCTAATGTACTTCTGTCAGGATGTAGTgagagtttcagcaaatatgacttaagttattttcataaaagttaccagctgTAGCTTTGACCGACAGAAAATGGTAGTTCTcaagtacagtatgtcaaaactTGACTTAACCCAAGTGCCTGAGTACTTTTCCTTCATATGACTTTGTCCTGAAGCTCATTACCAACATCAACCACCACCACTTTTCATTGTCCAGCTGCCAAAGTAATTCACATTTACAATTTCTTTTACTGACAAAATGAAGAGTAATTCAGGATCCAACTATCTACCATCTgtttaaaattcattcataaagtATCTGGTACACTTGTGGCAGGCTGAAGTCAGTTATGACAACGTTTTTTTCCATCTTACCAATCACTTCTCCGGTCATGAAGACAAGGCTGACAGCACAGGCCATTAAAAGCCTCCTTCTGGCCGAACGTCTCACGTCACTTTCAGCCACTGACATGGAGTCGGTCTGTTGGCAGAGCTGGTCGGGCTGCCACAGGCCGTCCACACTGGAGGCGTCTTCACTGGACTCTGATGCAGAGTCTGAATTTGTGTCCTCTGGAAAACTCATCCTGACAGAGGACACAACTGTGAACGTATACACTTAAGACAGTCTGAGTGATTAAATATGTACATGAGCAAATTAAAAACCACCTGTGATGATGTGGAGCTcatataaataagaataaaaacaaaccatcTAAGAGGCTCCAAATGAGTCGCAATCAGCTGTTGTTTCTCTGAATCCATTGATGACTCCATGTTTTCAGGGGCTGCCTGTAAGTTTAACATTAAAGTGAAGCTGGACACTTTGCCACCTGCTCCAACCTGTGTTATCTCACAGAGGTGGAGCACGACAGGAGCCAATGGCAGGTGACGCAGCTCAGAGGTGCCGCTCACTGAACAGCTAACGGTTAAAATTACAGGACAAACTTTAGGACAGTTTCAGTCTCACCCAAGTTTATTTAATCagacaaacatttcattttacagaaacaaaaaaactggGAATGTTTAgacataatacaaaatatataacatttctttttaacctaaaaaaaatcccactgaaAGGCACTTTTATGAAGTTTTCATCAAGTATACAAAACTgacttttacatacatttctGGGGTCGTTTAAACTTTACAAAGTCGGGACTGTCTGTGAAAGTCATCCGAGAAGAACAGATAAAATGCAAAAGATGacacacatttattatttagaTTTGTACCAAATGTACAAACCCACGTTCCTACACCCAGCagagataaaaaatataatacaaacaTGATGAGAGATGACATAATTTAAGGCGTTATCCTAATATACACTCAATTTATCATAAAACTTCCAATCAAAAATATACCTCTGActttacataaaaacatgattCCTGTACGGAGCGTAATTTCACGCCACATACAGGTGATAAATCATCTCACACACCACAGAGAGATCACTGTCTTTGACAGAAGGCCTCAACACATCGGAGAAAATTCACGCAGAACATTTGGCAATAAATCAAATCAGTACGTCGTCTTGTCGTCGAGTCAGGTTGGTTTTAGATTGAAGTGTaggaaaagtgtttttcatggtaTATCAGATGATTTGTGGGAGCTTTATCAGTACAAGGGCTGggtacagttaaaaaaatacaataccagtgcccttaaagtgataccaataccagaGTACTTCATTGGATACCTTTATTTATCCACTCTATttgatacccatcatgtgaGTGGAAACATTCAGCTGCTGAAAATGCCACCAGAAGCCACAGGCATTTTGGTGTCATCTCGGCACGCCGAACTGCCAcctgacttcaccacaccacagactgtatgggttgtagctgctgcggtcgtgggccaatcacatgctgcattaaatcaaagaacGCTTGCGGCGAACCCTtacaaagtcttttttttctagatctgggtacaGAAAGGATCGAATGCAGGTATCGTTTAACTGGAGAAGTTCTGATACTACTTGGTATTGGGTTATTTCAGTCGATACTTTAAAGATACAGAGCACAGGTACCCAGCCCTAATCAGTACCGTCTTGAGGTAACCTTACGTGCAGGTACAGTGAACTAACCAACAGTACTACTAGCATCTCTAAAGAACTAGCTCAAAATATTGGGAGATAAGCTTACTGGCTTTCTTTATGAGCGTTAGATGAGATGATAGATAccattctgtctgtgtgttatgTGAGTATGGAGCTGGAGGCAGAGGAGAATTAGCTTACCTTAGCATAAATACTGGAAACAGGGaggaacagctagcctggcttcatcagaggtaacaaaatctgcctgtaaAAACGCCTAAACAAACGACATACAATGTGTTGATTGGTAAAACTTAATCTGTGATGTGTAGCTGTGGTTTAAGGGGTTTCTTAATAGGTTATCTATCTGCCCTGTGCTTCTCAGCGGGGTGTCGTCAGGTGGGAAACCTCACAATGCAAAAGAAAGCGAGCATTAGAGGTGCATTTATGAACGCGACTTgctttccccctgcttccagtctttatgctcaGCTACACTAATCACCTCCCTGCTCCAGCTCCATACTAATTTAACTACCAGATTCAGACTTGTTTCAGTCAAACCATGTCATAATTACAAGACAAAAACTCTTGATTTCTATCCAATTCTGCTCTTCATAACATGGAGGTGcctaaaaagcaaacaaatatgaACCCCTCACATCACCAAAGTCttctgttgtgttgttgtttgcaaCTCACGGcacttttaaaggaatacttcacccaaaaACTGATCATTTTTTTATCAGTTACTCATCTTATTTTACCTTAAATTCATAAAGAACACTTTGTTTTCaagcatgcctccacggtgaaaaAAACTGTATCAGTaaatcagtttacaaactctcacacaactcatgcagtataatccaagtctctttTATCCAGTCTAAGCTTGGCTGGGATCCATTTTATCATACCTTTCTGAAATTTCACAGGGGTATACCGTATATGACCATACTGATGTGCGGagctactgtttttttccctctgcgGTCTCTCTGCCATTCCTCACAGGCTGTTTgcagtcctgtaacgttatccctcTCAGATGCTacctttctcagctcagctgcctgtttcacccgaagagactgacctctggtggcgcgTGACGTGTGCTACATTCAtcatcaatacagcatctccatcgccatccatccattttcaatcgCTTATCCGAAGCTgtgtcgcaggggcagcagtctgagcaaagcaccccagaggtccctctccccagcaaccctttccagctcctcctgggggaccccaaggtattcccaggccagatgagatatataatccctccagcgtgttctgggtctggcccggggcctcctaccagtgggacgtgtgtggaacacctctaactggCGGCAGGCAGAGTTCAATAAAAAGATGAGCGCCTGTATTTTTGACGGTAATGAAAATCAGACCGTGGGGATTTCTAATGccattttttggattcttcgttcacctaAAAAAGgattcctcacaaattcaagctgacacgaggtgagtagctgata includes:
- the LOC126401223 gene encoding zinc transporter 2-like, with the translated sequence MESSMDSEKQQLIATHLEPLRWMSFPEDTNSDSASESSEDASSVDGLWQPDQLCQQTDSMSVAESDVRRSARRRLLMACAVSLVFMTGEVIGGYAAHSLAIMTDAAHLLTDFGSIVISIFSLWISARPQTHTMTFGWHRAEILGMLLSVVSVWAVTAVLVISAIQRITDGDYDIDSQIMLITSGCAVAVNVLMVLILHQSGASHGHSHTFNASRLQTDKRRQGSSHHHSHGNASVKAAFIHVVGDLVQSVGVLLAATVIHFWPQYKVADPICTFLFSVLVVATTLPVTKDVFRILMEGAPQHVNSSAVRELLLSVRGVVDVHSLHVWSLNMTRSLLSVHVVTEEDADAQIVLMKASKLLHSEFGFSSVTIQVER